In one window of Nocardiopsis aegyptia DNA:
- a CDS encoding nitroreductase/quinone reductase family protein — MTQNPYAPAEPHVSDFNVPVVAEFRANGGRVGGMFEGGDLLLLTTVGARSGTEHTTPLGFVRVEGRLLVVGSAGGSDRHPDWYRNILAHPMVTVELGTETFGAVAVPTEGADRDRLFDEIVRRVPGYGDYQKGTDRILPVVALEQRYEEAAGAATNFAEKLVEIHAWLRGQLEHVRAEAEAYLADRAERSDGAPPAPGLSLQLRQHCLAFCESLHFHHDSEELMFPRLEESDPELARTLDRLREEHRTVDRLRGELEALIADLPTADPERFRAEVDRMSAELIAHLDYEEAELFPTLSALPFPPVAHQRSEER; from the coding sequence TTGACCCAGAACCCGTATGCCCCCGCCGAACCGCACGTCAGCGACTTCAACGTTCCCGTTGTGGCGGAGTTCCGCGCCAACGGCGGCCGTGTCGGCGGCATGTTCGAGGGCGGCGACCTCTTGTTGCTGACCACTGTCGGCGCCCGGTCCGGCACGGAGCACACCACCCCGCTGGGATTCGTCCGTGTCGAGGGCCGCCTGCTGGTCGTCGGCTCGGCGGGGGGGTCGGACCGCCATCCGGACTGGTACCGCAACATCCTCGCCCACCCCATGGTCACCGTGGAGCTGGGCACGGAGACGTTCGGCGCCGTCGCCGTGCCCACCGAGGGCGCGGACCGGGACCGCCTGTTCGACGAGATCGTGCGCCGGGTCCCGGGCTATGGCGACTACCAGAAGGGGACCGACCGGATCCTGCCCGTCGTGGCCCTGGAACAGCGCTACGAGGAGGCCGCCGGGGCGGCCACCAACTTCGCGGAGAAGCTCGTCGAGATCCACGCCTGGTTGCGCGGCCAGCTGGAGCACGTGCGGGCGGAGGCCGAGGCCTACCTCGCCGACCGTGCCGAGCGCTCGGACGGCGCCCCGCCGGCACCGGGTCTCAGCCTCCAGCTGCGCCAGCACTGCCTGGCCTTCTGCGAGTCACTGCACTTCCACCACGACAGCGAGGAGCTGATGTTCCCGCGGCTGGAGGAGAGCGACCCGGAGCTGGCCCGGACCCTGGACCGGCTGCGGGAGGAGCACCGCACGGTCGACCGGCTGCGCGGCGAACTGGAGGCGCTCATCGCCGACCTGCCCACCGCCGACCCGGAGCGGTTCCGCGCGGAGGTCGACCGGATGTCCGCGGAGCTGATCGCCCACCTCGACTACGAGGAGGCCGAGCTGTTCCCGACCCTGTCCGCCCTCCCCTTCCCACCCGTCGCCCACCAACGCTCCGAGGAGCGCTGA
- a CDS encoding DUF418 domain-containing protein — MTHDVGSTKAAPSPARSLAPDLARGFMLLFIALANAQFFLIGPDPVRTVADQAVALVQSTLVNGRAIALFALVFGYGMVRILERVRAQGGGWVHARVLLRRRGWVLLAIGFAHAALFLPVDIVGTYGLAVLVFVGLLRAGDRTLLWTAGLVAAFSAALDTALVVLLTSGGGDASISAPSLSQEVFRLAVLERVQEWLLYTPVTLLLVALPMILLGVWAGRRRLLEEPGRHRALLVRTAVIGLGAAVAVGLPDALAGAHLVPEASPLTAALLAVAHDLAGWPGGLGWAAVLALVAWRWQERRGPVVRAVAAVGERSLTCYLAQSVVFTLVFAPYAGGLGATLGATGAAAVAVATWSCTVVLAEALRRTGRRGPAEVLLRRLTYARTRHSPAP, encoded by the coding sequence GTGACCCACGACGTCGGGAGTACCAAGGCCGCTCCCTCCCCCGCCCGCTCGCTCGCGCCCGACCTCGCGCGCGGGTTCATGCTGTTGTTCATCGCCCTGGCCAACGCGCAGTTCTTCCTGATCGGCCCCGACCCGGTGCGGACGGTGGCCGACCAGGCCGTCGCGCTCGTCCAGTCCACCCTCGTCAACGGGCGCGCGATCGCGTTGTTCGCCCTCGTCTTCGGCTACGGCATGGTGCGGATCCTGGAACGGGTCCGCGCCCAGGGCGGCGGATGGGTGCATGCCCGGGTGCTGCTGCGCCGCCGCGGGTGGGTGCTGTTGGCGATCGGCTTCGCGCACGCCGCCCTGTTCCTGCCGGTGGACATCGTCGGCACCTACGGGCTGGCCGTTCTGGTCTTCGTCGGACTGCTCCGCGCCGGCGACAGGACCCTGCTGTGGACGGCCGGCCTGGTCGCCGCGTTCTCCGCCGCGCTCGACACCGCCCTGGTGGTCCTGCTGACCTCCGGTGGCGGGGACGCATCGATCAGCGCGCCGTCGTTGTCGCAGGAGGTGTTCCGGCTCGCGGTCCTCGAACGTGTCCAGGAGTGGTTGCTCTACACACCGGTCACGCTGCTCCTGGTCGCCCTGCCGATGATCCTGCTCGGGGTGTGGGCGGGTCGGCGGCGCCTCCTGGAGGAGCCCGGGCGGCACCGGGCGCTGCTGGTGCGCACGGCGGTGATCGGGCTCGGTGCCGCGGTGGCCGTCGGGCTGCCGGACGCCCTCGCCGGCGCCCACCTGGTACCCGAGGCGTCACCGCTCACGGCGGCACTGCTGGCGGTCGCGCACGACCTCGCGGGCTGGCCCGGCGGCCTGGGCTGGGCGGCCGTCCTCGCCCTGGTGGCCTGGCGGTGGCAGGAGCGGCGCGGTCCGGTCGTGCGCGCTGTGGCGGCGGTCGGGGAGCGGTCGCTGACCTGCTACCTGGCCCAGTCGGTGGTGTTCACGCTCGTGTTCGCGCCCTACGCGGGAGGGCTGGGCGCGACGCTCGGCGCGACCGGCGCCGCGGCGGTGGCGGTCGCGACCTGGTCGTGCACCGTGGTCCTGGCCGAGGCTCTGCGCCGCACCGGCCGCCGGGGTCCGGCGGAGGTGCTGCTGCGGCGCCTCACCTACGCCCGAACGCGGCACAGTCCCGCGCCGTGA